Proteins co-encoded in one Amaranthus tricolor cultivar Red isolate AtriRed21 chromosome 7, ASM2621246v1, whole genome shotgun sequence genomic window:
- the LOC130818975 gene encoding kinesin-like protein KIN-14U isoform X1, with the protein MLITSIKEEITFPFENGIEILKCSDVTNGINPHEEFSNISINRNVTSEDEHTQNDLSQLVSTLEEEILELRSKQKFLDDKRRGLLNKILDIKGSIRVFCRIRPLLWNPIRKHDDPFVVDMDKVIVKSAGSKKEFEFDKVFSQSSTQEDVFVEVEPILRSALDGHNVCIFAYGQTGTGKTFTMEGANDQPGIVPRALKELFQQASLHSTGSVTFSMSMLEVYMGNLKDLLAPKPARRAYEPVSRCNLNVQVDPKGMVEIEGLTEVPVVDFSKANWWYSKGRRARSTSSTNVNNVSSRSHCLTRITIAHHGDTPESQTRISKLWMVDLGGSERLLKTGATGLTLDEGRAINLSLSALGDVIASLRRRRNHVPYRNSKLTQILRDSLGNDSKVLMIVHISPVEEDLGETICSMSFAKRARGIESNHELPQETKNLRQKRIDELCDEMKQAEDEHLKITHQLQKAQFLLSENNRLHSAACNKVENEENSAESTKDSKNEIVNNTPCDSEKPTKKKLLPHFMTSTAASRLRHSAAVRQHHFAARVLRSGTRSSMQLSASQSLSFIEPRLKAVLRSESKNVQTETQNCNSGEHPKCSTLSRNKPVTPSLANSRTTFPRHRRRMSNLI; encoded by the exons ATGTTGATTACTAGTATTAAAGAGGAGATCACATTTCCTTTTGAAAATGGTATAGAAATCCTGAAATGCTCAGATGTTACCAATGGGATCAATCCACATGAAGAATTTTCCAACATTTCTATTAATAGAAATGTGACATCTGAGGATGAGCACACACAGAATGATCTCAGTCAATTAGTGTCAACTTTAGAAG AAGAGATTTTGGAATTAAGATCTAAACAGAAGTTTTTGGATGATAAGAGAAGAGGGTTGTTGAATAAGATATTGGATATAAAGG GAAGCATAAGAGTATTTTGTCGAATTCGGCCATTGTTGTGGAACCCTATCAGAAAACATGATGATCCCTTTGTGGTTGATATGGATAAAGTTATTGTAAAATCAGCAGGAAGTAAGaaagaatttgaatttgataagGTGTTTTCTCAAAGTTCAACACAAG AAGATGTATTTGTTGAGGTTGAGCCAATTCTCAGATCTGCACTTGATGGGCACAATGTCTGTATTTTTGCTTATGGTCAAACTGGCACTGGCAAGACCTTTACAATG GAAGGGGCAAATGATCAACCTGGCATTGTTCCCCGAGCTCTTAAGGAGCTTTTTCAGCAAGCCTCACTACATTCTACTGGTTCTGTCACTTTCTCCATGAGCATGTTGGAAGTTTACATGGGCAACTTAAAGGACTTATTGGCTCCAAAACCAGCTCGGAGAGCATATGAGCCAGTCTCACGATG CAACCTAAATGTTCAAGTTGATCCAAAAGGAATGGTCGAAATTGAAGGCCTTACAGAAGTGCCCGTTGTAGATTTCTCTAAGGCTAATTGGTGGTACAGTAAGGGAAGAAGAGCTCGCTCTACTTCATCGACTAATGTAAACAACGTGTCTAGCAGATCGCATTG CTTAACGAGGATCACGATTGCTCATCATGGAGATACACCCGAAAGTCAAACTAGAATCAGCAAGTTGTGGATGGTTGATCTTGGAGGGAGTGAACGGTTGCTGAAAACCGGAGCTACTGGCCTTACATTAGATGAAGGACGTGCCATAAATCTCTCGCTTTCTGCTCTTGGTGACGTTATTGCTTCCCTTAGAAGAAGACGGAATCATGTTCCCTACAG AAACAGCAAACTTACCCAAATTCTGAGAGACTCACTGG GAAATGATTCGAAAGTATTGATGATCGTGCATATAAGTCCCGTTGAAGAAGATTTAGGAGAAACCATTTGCTCTATGAGTTTTGCCAAACGAGCAAGAGGCATAGAATCAAACCACGAATTACCACAG gaaactaaaaatttaaggcAAAAACGAATCGATGAGCTTTGTGATGAAATGAAACAAGCTGAAGACGAGCATTTGAAAATAACGCATCAGTTACAGAAGGCTCAATTCCTTCTTAGTGAGAACAATCGGCTTCATTCAGCTGCCTGTAATAAAGTGGAAAACGAAGAAAACAGTGCAGAAAGCACGAAAGACAGTAAGAACGAAATTGTCAATAATACTCCTTGTGATTCCGAGAAACCAACAAAAAAGAAATTGTTGCCACATTTTATGACCTCAACGGCTGCCAGTCGCCTGAGGCATAGCGCTGCAGTAAGACAGCATCACTTTGCAGCAAGAGTTTTGAGGTCGGGGACTAGAAGCTCTATGCAACTTTCGGCTTCACAGTCCTTGAGTTTTATCGAGCCACGTCTTAAAGCAGTCCTGAGAAGCGAAAGCAAAAATGTTCAGACAGAGACACAAAACTGCAATAGTGGGGAACATCCGAAATGTTCCACATTGTCGCGTAACAAACCCGTCACACCTTCACTTGCAAACAGCAGAACGACATTCCCTCGTCATAGACGAAGGATGTCGAACCTGATTTGA
- the LOC130818976 gene encoding uncharacterized protein LOC130818976, whose protein sequence is MGLFSSSSSSSQPKGIVITVPILILALSSSAIFLFFLLSSLSSSCSCPSPPTLSGSFREPSGTSQERVSTTTEDIEWVKNQIQINGLHMQDNILRKGINPRTRAQQLQDLQQYKGISHYEGDEANNHTALPCPGELLVEEHHSNYGEPWAGGRDVFEFLAESAHLSPDSQVLEIGCGTLRVGLHFIRYLKPEHFHCLERDELSLMAAFRYELPSQGLLHKRPIIVKGEDMDFSRFESGIVYDLIYASAVFLHMPDKLVWLGLERLADKLKPYDGRIFVSHNIKFCSRLGGDECTKRLARLGLEYVGKKTHDSLLFNHYEIWFEFRRVKA, encoded by the exons atggggctattttcatcatcttcatcaagcTCACAACCAAAAGGGATAGTAATAACAGTACCAATTCTAATACTTGCTCTATCTTCTTCTGccatttttctcttcttcttgctctcttctctctcctcctcTTGCTCTTGTCCTTCTCCTCCCACCCTCTCCGGATCTTTCCGCGAACCTTCTGGAACATCTCAAGAAAGGGTTTCAACAACAACTGAAGATATTGAATGGGTTaagaatcaaattcaaattaatgGATTGCATATGCAAGATAATATCTTGCGTAAAGGGATTAATCCTCGTACCAGGGCTCAACAGCTTCAAGATCTCCAACA GTACAAGGGTATATCTCATTACGAAGGAGATGAAGCTAATAACCACACAGCTTTGCCCTGCCCTGGTGAGCTTCTCGTTGAAGAGCACCATAGCAACTATGGTGAGCCATGGGCTGGCGGCAGAGATGTGTTTGAATTCCTTGCCGAGTCTGCCCACCTTAGTCCAGATTCCCAAGTTCTTGAAATCGGATGTGGGACCCTCCGAGTGGGGTTGCATTTCATTCGTTACTTAAAACCCGAGCATTTCCATTGTCTAGAGAGAGACGAGTTATCTCTTATGGCAGCGTTTAGGTATGAGCTTCCATCGCAAGGTCTATTACACAAGAGACCCATAATTGTCAAAGGTGAAGACATGGATTTTAGCAGATTCGAATCTGGGATTGTCTACGATTTGATATATGCTAGTGCCGTTTTTCTTCATATGCCTGATAAACTTGTTTGGCTTGGGTTAGAGCGGTTAGCAGATAAATTAAAGCCATACGATGGACGTATATTTGTGTCTCACAACATAAAGTTCTGTTCTCGACTTGGTGGGGACGAGTGTACAAAGAGGCTGGCAAGGTTAGGGCTCGAGTATGTCGGGAAGAAAACACATGATAGTCTTCTTTTCAATCACTATGAAATTTGGTTTGAGTTTCGGCGAGTAAAGGCTTAG
- the LOC130818975 gene encoding kinesin-like protein KIN-14U isoform X2, whose amino-acid sequence MLITSIKEEITFPFENGIEILKCSDVTNGINPHEEFSNISINRNVTSEDEHTQNDLSQLVSTLEEEILELRSKQKFLDDKRRGLLNKILDIKGSIRVFCRIRPLLWNPIRKHDDPFVVDMDKVIVKSAGSKKEFEFDKVFSQSSTQDLHLMGTMSVFLLMVKLALARPLQCNLNVQVDPKGMVEIEGLTEVPVVDFSKANWWYSKGRRARSTSSTNVNNVSSRSHCLTRITIAHHGDTPESQTRISKLWMVDLGGSERLLKTGATGLTLDEGRAINLSLSALGDVIASLRRRRNHVPYRNSKLTQILRDSLGNDSKVLMIVHISPVEEDLGETICSMSFAKRARGIESNHELPQETKNLRQKRIDELCDEMKQAEDEHLKITHQLQKAQFLLSENNRLHSAACNKVENEENSAESTKDSKNEIVNNTPCDSEKPTKKKLLPHFMTSTAASRLRHSAAVRQHHFAARVLRSGTRSSMQLSASQSLSFIEPRLKAVLRSESKNVQTETQNCNSGEHPKCSTLSRNKPVTPSLANSRTTFPRHRRRMSNLI is encoded by the exons ATGTTGATTACTAGTATTAAAGAGGAGATCACATTTCCTTTTGAAAATGGTATAGAAATCCTGAAATGCTCAGATGTTACCAATGGGATCAATCCACATGAAGAATTTTCCAACATTTCTATTAATAGAAATGTGACATCTGAGGATGAGCACACACAGAATGATCTCAGTCAATTAGTGTCAACTTTAGAAG AAGAGATTTTGGAATTAAGATCTAAACAGAAGTTTTTGGATGATAAGAGAAGAGGGTTGTTGAATAAGATATTGGATATAAAGG GAAGCATAAGAGTATTTTGTCGAATTCGGCCATTGTTGTGGAACCCTATCAGAAAACATGATGATCCCTTTGTGGTTGATATGGATAAAGTTATTGTAAAATCAGCAGGAAGTAAGaaagaatttgaatttgataagGTGTTTTCTCAAAGTTCAACACAAG ATCTGCACTTGATGGGCACAATGTCTGTATTTTTGCTTATGGTCAAACTGGCACTGGCAAGACCTTTACAATG CAACCTAAATGTTCAAGTTGATCCAAAAGGAATGGTCGAAATTGAAGGCCTTACAGAAGTGCCCGTTGTAGATTTCTCTAAGGCTAATTGGTGGTACAGTAAGGGAAGAAGAGCTCGCTCTACTTCATCGACTAATGTAAACAACGTGTCTAGCAGATCGCATTG CTTAACGAGGATCACGATTGCTCATCATGGAGATACACCCGAAAGTCAAACTAGAATCAGCAAGTTGTGGATGGTTGATCTTGGAGGGAGTGAACGGTTGCTGAAAACCGGAGCTACTGGCCTTACATTAGATGAAGGACGTGCCATAAATCTCTCGCTTTCTGCTCTTGGTGACGTTATTGCTTCCCTTAGAAGAAGACGGAATCATGTTCCCTACAG AAACAGCAAACTTACCCAAATTCTGAGAGACTCACTGG GAAATGATTCGAAAGTATTGATGATCGTGCATATAAGTCCCGTTGAAGAAGATTTAGGAGAAACCATTTGCTCTATGAGTTTTGCCAAACGAGCAAGAGGCATAGAATCAAACCACGAATTACCACAG gaaactaaaaatttaaggcAAAAACGAATCGATGAGCTTTGTGATGAAATGAAACAAGCTGAAGACGAGCATTTGAAAATAACGCATCAGTTACAGAAGGCTCAATTCCTTCTTAGTGAGAACAATCGGCTTCATTCAGCTGCCTGTAATAAAGTGGAAAACGAAGAAAACAGTGCAGAAAGCACGAAAGACAGTAAGAACGAAATTGTCAATAATACTCCTTGTGATTCCGAGAAACCAACAAAAAAGAAATTGTTGCCACATTTTATGACCTCAACGGCTGCCAGTCGCCTGAGGCATAGCGCTGCAGTAAGACAGCATCACTTTGCAGCAAGAGTTTTGAGGTCGGGGACTAGAAGCTCTATGCAACTTTCGGCTTCACAGTCCTTGAGTTTTATCGAGCCACGTCTTAAAGCAGTCCTGAGAAGCGAAAGCAAAAATGTTCAGACAGAGACACAAAACTGCAATAGTGGGGAACATCCGAAATGTTCCACATTGTCGCGTAACAAACCCGTCACACCTTCACTTGCAAACAGCAGAACGACATTCCCTCGTCATAGACGAAGGATGTCGAACCTGATTTGA
- the LOC130818975 gene encoding kinesin-like protein KIN-14U isoform X3, producing the protein MEGANDQPGIVPRALKELFQQASLHSTGSVTFSMSMLEVYMGNLKDLLAPKPARRAYEPVSRCNLNVQVDPKGMVEIEGLTEVPVVDFSKANWWYSKGRRARSTSSTNVNNVSSRSHCLTRITIAHHGDTPESQTRISKLWMVDLGGSERLLKTGATGLTLDEGRAINLSLSALGDVIASLRRRRNHVPYRNSKLTQILRDSLGNDSKVLMIVHISPVEEDLGETICSMSFAKRARGIESNHELPQETKNLRQKRIDELCDEMKQAEDEHLKITHQLQKAQFLLSENNRLHSAACNKVENEENSAESTKDSKNEIVNNTPCDSEKPTKKKLLPHFMTSTAASRLRHSAAVRQHHFAARVLRSGTRSSMQLSASQSLSFIEPRLKAVLRSESKNVQTETQNCNSGEHPKCSTLSRNKPVTPSLANSRTTFPRHRRRMSNLI; encoded by the exons ATG GAAGGGGCAAATGATCAACCTGGCATTGTTCCCCGAGCTCTTAAGGAGCTTTTTCAGCAAGCCTCACTACATTCTACTGGTTCTGTCACTTTCTCCATGAGCATGTTGGAAGTTTACATGGGCAACTTAAAGGACTTATTGGCTCCAAAACCAGCTCGGAGAGCATATGAGCCAGTCTCACGATG CAACCTAAATGTTCAAGTTGATCCAAAAGGAATGGTCGAAATTGAAGGCCTTACAGAAGTGCCCGTTGTAGATTTCTCTAAGGCTAATTGGTGGTACAGTAAGGGAAGAAGAGCTCGCTCTACTTCATCGACTAATGTAAACAACGTGTCTAGCAGATCGCATTG CTTAACGAGGATCACGATTGCTCATCATGGAGATACACCCGAAAGTCAAACTAGAATCAGCAAGTTGTGGATGGTTGATCTTGGAGGGAGTGAACGGTTGCTGAAAACCGGAGCTACTGGCCTTACATTAGATGAAGGACGTGCCATAAATCTCTCGCTTTCTGCTCTTGGTGACGTTATTGCTTCCCTTAGAAGAAGACGGAATCATGTTCCCTACAG AAACAGCAAACTTACCCAAATTCTGAGAGACTCACTGG GAAATGATTCGAAAGTATTGATGATCGTGCATATAAGTCCCGTTGAAGAAGATTTAGGAGAAACCATTTGCTCTATGAGTTTTGCCAAACGAGCAAGAGGCATAGAATCAAACCACGAATTACCACAG gaaactaaaaatttaaggcAAAAACGAATCGATGAGCTTTGTGATGAAATGAAACAAGCTGAAGACGAGCATTTGAAAATAACGCATCAGTTACAGAAGGCTCAATTCCTTCTTAGTGAGAACAATCGGCTTCATTCAGCTGCCTGTAATAAAGTGGAAAACGAAGAAAACAGTGCAGAAAGCACGAAAGACAGTAAGAACGAAATTGTCAATAATACTCCTTGTGATTCCGAGAAACCAACAAAAAAGAAATTGTTGCCACATTTTATGACCTCAACGGCTGCCAGTCGCCTGAGGCATAGCGCTGCAGTAAGACAGCATCACTTTGCAGCAAGAGTTTTGAGGTCGGGGACTAGAAGCTCTATGCAACTTTCGGCTTCACAGTCCTTGAGTTTTATCGAGCCACGTCTTAAAGCAGTCCTGAGAAGCGAAAGCAAAAATGTTCAGACAGAGACACAAAACTGCAATAGTGGGGAACATCCGAAATGTTCCACATTGTCGCGTAACAAACCCGTCACACCTTCACTTGCAAACAGCAGAACGACATTCCCTCGTCATAGACGAAGGATGTCGAACCTGATTTGA